In uncultured Cohaesibacter sp., a genomic segment contains:
- a CDS encoding DUF930 domain-containing protein — translation MKSQTGKLSLALFLVVASSCPPAAYAMDSKVRNWLKDMAPQERMVQVCNMDAMGKLDADRLVDYTFSSPQINDNTVKADGAAYRRNGHWYKVSYSCNTSKDQMEVLKLSFTKGDEVPKDQWTQLNLFN, via the coding sequence ATGAAATCCCAAACCGGAAAACTCTCGCTCGCGCTGTTTCTGGTCGTTGCGAGTTCCTGCCCGCCAGCCGCTTATGCGATGGACAGCAAGGTGCGCAACTGGCTCAAGGACATGGCTCCGCAGGAACGGATGGTCCAAGTCTGCAACATGGATGCGATGGGTAAACTCGATGCGGATCGTCTGGTGGACTATACCTTTTCCAGCCCGCAGATCAATGACAACACGGTGAAGGCCGACGGCGCGGCCTATCGGCGCAACGGGCACTGGTACAAGGTGAGCTATTCGTGCAACACCAGCAAGGACCAGATGGAAGTCCTCAAGCTCAGCTTCACCAAGGGCGATGAAGTGCCCAAGGATCAGTGGACCCAGCTCAACCTCTTTAACTGA
- a CDS encoding class II glutamine amidotransferase, whose amino-acid sequence MCRWVAYKGQPVFLEHYVTTADHSLIHQSLHAERGKTVTNGDGFGIGWYGAKENPGLYREILPAWNDTNLKSLAAQIQSPLFFAHVRASTGTATNRCNCHPFAYGKWMFMHNGQIGDYHLVRRELETLLGDVYYEHRFGSTDSELLFLLAIQEDLHSCPVKAMRTVLNRVHKAMKDKGIHAPLRFTSCLSDGKRLCGFRCSTDHHAPSLYYRRYENGDVVLVSEPIDRQSECWIEVPQDQAVCFKADGSMSQTEMQIQ is encoded by the coding sequence ATGTGTCGCTGGGTCGCATACAAGGGGCAGCCTGTTTTTCTCGAGCATTATGTGACAACTGCGGATCACTCGCTGATCCATCAGAGTCTGCATGCTGAGCGCGGCAAGACCGTCACCAATGGCGACGGGTTCGGGATCGGCTGGTATGGAGCCAAGGAAAATCCGGGGCTCTATCGAGAAATCCTGCCTGCCTGGAACGACACCAACCTCAAGAGTCTGGCGGCCCAGATCCAGTCGCCGCTGTTCTTCGCCCATGTCCGCGCCTCAACCGGCACGGCGACCAACCGCTGCAACTGCCACCCGTTCGCCTATGGCAAATGGATGTTCATGCACAATGGCCAGATCGGCGATTATCATCTGGTGCGCCGCGAACTCGAAACCCTGTTGGGCGATGTTTATTATGAGCACCGCTTTGGCAGCACGGATTCGGAGCTGTTGTTCCTGCTCGCCATTCAGGAGGATCTGCATTCCTGCCCGGTGAAGGCGATGCGCACGGTTCTGAACCGCGTGCACAAGGCGATGAAGGACAAGGGGATCCACGCGCCGCTGCGGTTCACGTCCTGCCTGTCGGACGGCAAGCGCCTGTGCGGTTTCCGTTGCTCAACGGACCATCATGCCCCGTCGCTCTATTACCGGCGCTATGAGAATGGCGATGTGGTGCTGGTGTCCGAGCCGATCGACCGACAGTCGGAATGCTGGATCGAGGTGCCGCAGGATCAGGCCGTTTGCTTCAAGGCCGACGGCAGCATGTCCCAGACCGAAATGCAGATCCAGTAG
- the polA gene encoding DNA polymerase I, whose product MAEKPHLFLIDGSSYIFRAYHALPPLTRKSDGLPVGAVAGFCNMLWKLVADGDQGIVGVTPTHVAVIFDAKGDTFRNKIYDQYKAQRPPAPEDLVPQFGLIRDAVRAFNIACIELEGYEADDIIATYSEQALAEGADVTIIGSDKDLMQLVRPGVMMVDTMKNKRIGADEVVEKFGVMPDKVVEVQALAGDSVDNVPGVPGIGIKTAAQLINEFGDLETLLAQAESIKQKKRRENLIEFAEQARISKELVFLKRDVPLPLGLDALACCDLEGPKLVAFLKAMEFTTLTRRVAEATGAEAAEVEPASLEVAGWEAAAPAAASAGDDAVEDGRDPTPADLAAKMAADVAALPIDNQSYQTVRTMAELQVWLDEAKRIGQVAVDTETDSLDAMQANLVGVSLATEPGKACYIPLSHMSGEGDMFGGGLVEDQIPLQEAVKALKGMLEDPSILKIGQNLKYDTLLLSRYDIEVAPIDDTLLLSYVLDAGKHGHGMDELSELWLGHKPIAFKDVAGSGKGQMTFDKVEIEKATPYAAEDADVTLRLWMILKPRLAADGMTSVYERLERPLLPVLRRMEARGVSVDRQILSHLSGTFAQGMARLEEEIHQLAGQNFNIGSPKQLGDILFGEMGLPGGKKTKTGAWSTSASVLEDLAAEGHELPRRVVEWRQLSKLKSTYTDALPTFINPETRRVHTSYSLAATSTGRLSSSDPNLQNIPVRTEEGRKIRTAFIAEAGNKLVSADYSQIELRVLAHMADIPQLRKAFEDGLDIHAMTASEMFHVPLAEMDAATRRRAKAINFGIIYGISAFGLANQLGISRTEAKDYIDTYFERFPGIRDYMEVTKKAAREQGYVETIFGRKIHYPEINSKNPNMKAFQERAAINAPIQGSAADIIRRAMVRMEDALSEAGSSARMLLQVHDELIFEVPEAEVDDTIKVVRTIMENAPMPALQLSVPLKVDANAADNWDEAH is encoded by the coding sequence ATGGCTGAAAAACCGCATCTCTTTTTGATTGACGGCTCCTCCTATATATTCCGCGCCTATCATGCCCTGCCGCCGCTGACGCGCAAGAGCGACGGCCTGCCAGTGGGGGCGGTTGCCGGTTTCTGCAACATGCTCTGGAAGCTCGTTGCCGACGGGGATCAGGGTATTGTTGGCGTGACCCCGACCCATGTGGCGGTGATTTTCGACGCCAAGGGCGATACCTTCCGCAACAAGATCTACGATCAGTACAAGGCCCAGCGCCCGCCTGCACCGGAAGATCTGGTGCCCCAGTTCGGGCTTATCCGTGATGCCGTTCGGGCCTTCAACATCGCCTGCATCGAGCTTGAAGGCTATGAGGCCGATGACATCATCGCCACCTATTCCGAGCAGGCTTTGGCTGAGGGGGCCGATGTGACCATTATCGGCTCGGACAAGGACCTGATGCAGCTCGTCCGCCCCGGCGTGATGATGGTCGACACCATGAAGAACAAGCGCATCGGCGCAGACGAAGTGGTCGAGAAATTTGGCGTGATGCCGGACAAGGTGGTCGAGGTGCAGGCACTCGCAGGCGATTCCGTCGACAACGTGCCCGGTGTGCCGGGCATCGGCATCAAGACAGCCGCTCAGCTCATCAATGAATTTGGCGATCTGGAAACCCTGTTGGCTCAGGCCGAGAGCATCAAGCAGAAGAAGCGCCGCGAAAATCTCATCGAATTTGCCGAACAGGCCCGCATTTCCAAGGAACTCGTGTTCCTCAAGCGCGATGTGCCACTGCCGCTGGGGCTCGATGCGCTGGCCTGTTGCGATCTGGAAGGGCCCAAGCTGGTGGCCTTCCTCAAGGCCATGGAATTCACCACGCTTACCCGCCGCGTTGCCGAAGCCACCGGTGCCGAGGCTGCCGAAGTGGAACCAGCCAGCCTTGAGGTTGCAGGTTGGGAAGCGGCTGCCCCTGCTGCCGCCAGCGCTGGCGATGACGCCGTGGAGGATGGCCGTGACCCGACTCCTGCCGATCTTGCGGCAAAGATGGCTGCCGATGTCGCTGCTTTGCCGATCGACAACCAGAGCTATCAGACCGTGCGCACCATGGCGGAGCTGCAGGTTTGGCTTGATGAGGCAAAGCGTATCGGCCAGGTCGCGGTGGATACCGAAACCGACAGCCTCGATGCCATGCAGGCCAATCTTGTCGGCGTCTCGCTGGCAACCGAGCCGGGCAAGGCCTGCTACATTCCGCTCTCCCATATGTCCGGCGAAGGCGACATGTTCGGTGGCGGGCTGGTTGAAGACCAGATCCCGCTTCAGGAGGCGGTGAAGGCCCTCAAGGGCATGCTGGAAGATCCCTCGATCCTCAAGATCGGCCAGAATCTCAAATATGACACCCTGCTGCTCTCGCGCTATGACATCGAAGTCGCCCCCATCGACGACACCCTGCTACTGTCCTATGTGCTGGATGCGGGCAAGCATGGCCACGGCATGGATGAGCTTTCCGAGCTGTGGCTTGGCCACAAGCCCATCGCCTTCAAGGACGTGGCTGGCAGTGGCAAGGGGCAAATGACCTTCGACAAGGTCGAGATCGAAAAGGCCACCCCCTATGCCGCCGAGGATGCGGACGTCACCCTGAGGCTCTGGATGATCCTCAAGCCGCGGCTGGCCGCCGATGGCATGACCTCGGTCTATGAACGGCTGGAGCGGCCACTGCTGCCCGTGCTGCGCCGCATGGAAGCGCGTGGCGTATCGGTTGATCGGCAGATCCTGTCGCATCTGTCCGGCACCTTTGCGCAAGGGATGGCCCGGCTGGAGGAGGAAATCCACCAGCTCGCCGGCCAGAATTTCAACATCGGCAGCCCCAAGCAGCTCGGCGACATCCTGTTTGGCGAAATGGGCCTGCCCGGTGGCAAGAAAACCAAGACCGGGGCCTGGTCGACATCGGCCAGCGTGCTGGAAGATCTCGCCGCCGAAGGTCACGAGTTGCCGCGCCGCGTGGTGGAATGGCGCCAGCTTTCCAAGCTCAAGAGCACCTACACCGACGCCCTGCCAACCTTCATCAACCCCGAGACAAGGCGCGTCCATACCTCCTATTCGCTGGCAGCCACCAGCACCGGTCGTCTGTCGTCTTCGGACCCGAACCTGCAGAACATTCCGGTGCGCACGGAGGAGGGCCGCAAGATCCGCACGGCTTTCATCGCCGAGGCGGGCAACAAGCTGGTCTCAGCCGACTATAGCCAGATCGAACTGCGCGTGCTGGCCCATATGGCCGACATCCCGCAACTGAGGAAGGCCTTCGAAGACGGGCTCGACATTCACGCCATGACCGCCTCGGAAATGTTCCATGTGCCACTTGCCGAGATGGACGCCGCCACCCGTCGCCGGGCCAAGGCGATCAACTTCGGCATCATCTATGGCATCTCCGCTTTTGGCCTTGCCAACCAGCTTGGCATCTCCCGCACCGAGGCCAAGGATTATATCGATACCTATTTCGAGCGCTTCCCCGGCATCCGCGACTATATGGAGGTCACCAAAAAGGCCGCCCGTGAGCAGGGTTATGTGGAGACCATCTTTGGCCGCAAGATCCACTATCCCGAGATCAATTCAAAGAATCCCAACATGAAGGCCTTTCAGGAGCGCGCCGCCATCAACGCTCCCATTCAGGGCTCGGCAGCAGACATCATCCGCCGCGCCATGGTGCGTATGGAAGACGCTCTCAGCGAGGCTGGCTCTTCGGCCCGCATGCTGCTGCAGGTGCATGACGAACTGATCTTCGAGGTGCCCGAGGCCGAGGTGGATGACACCATCAAGGTGGTCCGCACCATCATGGAAAACGCCCCGATGCCCGCTCTGCAACTGAGTGTGCCGCTGAAGGTCGATGCCAACGCCGCCGACAACTGGGACGAAGCGCATTGA
- a CDS encoding acyltransferase family protein codes for MAHLEANSKQHVEWVDLTKGLTILLVVIMHSINGVEKILGEGWMHVVLAYATPFRMPVFFAVAGLFAARAITKDWSVFIDKKFAHFGYFYFLWMTIEFVFKAPFFIQQTSVQETAFYYLASFVQPFGPLWFIYLLPIFFVALRLTQKLPMVLQFALAILLKFTLTGTGAVVIDFFSTYYVFFLVGHFGRDIWFVLAAAARKHKVASVAGILLWATVNGLVVWLGYGELVPVAIIMGVLGFIAVVDFMGIINEFFLGRQLAKVFRFCGRRSLPIYLGFFLPMGISRILVLKFGNGDSGLSAFLVASATVVGAILMYEIVTRIKIGTFLYVRPNWARLQPRRKQVAIPAE; via the coding sequence GTGGCTCATCTGGAAGCGAATAGCAAACAACATGTGGAATGGGTCGACCTCACCAAGGGGCTGACGATCCTGCTTGTTGTGATCATGCACTCCATCAACGGAGTGGAGAAGATTCTCGGCGAAGGCTGGATGCATGTGGTTCTGGCCTATGCCACGCCGTTTCGAATGCCCGTGTTCTTTGCTGTTGCAGGGCTTTTTGCCGCTCGTGCCATCACCAAGGACTGGTCTGTTTTCATTGACAAGAAATTTGCCCATTTTGGCTATTTCTATTTTCTCTGGATGACGATTGAATTCGTCTTCAAGGCACCATTCTTCATCCAGCAGACCAGCGTTCAGGAAACCGCCTTCTATTATCTGGCCTCCTTCGTGCAACCGTTCGGGCCGCTGTGGTTCATCTATCTGCTGCCAATCTTTTTTGTCGCTCTGAGACTGACCCAGAAGCTGCCGATGGTGTTGCAGTTTGCCCTCGCGATCCTTCTGAAATTCACGCTGACCGGAACCGGTGCGGTGGTCATCGATTTCTTCTCGACCTATTATGTCTTCTTCCTGGTCGGCCATTTCGGGCGTGACATCTGGTTTGTCCTTGCAGCTGCCGCTCGGAAGCACAAGGTCGCTTCTGTAGCGGGCATCCTGCTGTGGGCAACCGTCAACGGTCTTGTGGTCTGGCTCGGTTATGGTGAGCTGGTGCCTGTTGCCATCATCATGGGTGTGCTTGGCTTCATCGCGGTTGTCGATTTCATGGGCATCATCAACGAGTTCTTTCTCGGCCGCCAACTGGCAAAAGTGTTCCGCTTTTGCGGTCGTCGATCCCTGCCGATCTATCTGGGCTTCTTCCTGCCGATGGGCATCTCGCGCATCCTTGTCCTGAAGTTCGGCAATGGCGATTCTGGCCTTTCGGCCTTCCTCGTGGCCTCGGCAACGGTGGTCGGGGCGATCCTGATGTATGAAATCGTCACGCGCATCAAGATCGGCACCTTCCTCTATGTCCGCCCGAACTGGGCGAGATTGCAGCCCCGCCGCAAACAGGTTGCCATTCCGGCCGAATAG
- a CDS encoding GNAT family N-acetyltransferase — protein sequence MTGAPALIRPANCADLDAVVAFHVRLWRETYRAMAPEAAYDALDEVRRRPAWQATLSQPGPGQQPWLAEQQGEIVGLIAFGPASHEVFEDAGEIKHLYVDFEVRRTGLGRKLAALAFAELAKAGFDRAALAVVRDNHAAIRFYEAMGGRKIGAYTDPGPMWRSENLVYGWEIGG from the coding sequence ATGACCGGCGCCCCCGCGCTCATTCGTCCGGCGAACTGCGCCGATCTTGATGCCGTGGTGGCCTTCCATGTTCGCCTCTGGCGTGAAACCTATCGTGCGATGGCGCCAGAAGCGGCCTATGACGCCCTTGATGAGGTCCGCCGTCGACCGGCGTGGCAAGCGACCCTGTCCCAGCCAGGGCCGGGACAGCAGCCGTGGCTTGCCGAACAGCAGGGAGAGATTGTCGGCCTCATCGCCTTCGGTCCTGCGAGCCATGAGGTCTTCGAGGATGCAGGTGAAATCAAGCATCTCTATGTGGATTTCGAGGTCCGCCGAACGGGGCTTGGCCGCAAGCTAGCGGCTCTTGCCTTTGCGGAACTTGCCAAAGCCGGGTTTGATCGAGCGGCTCTGGCCGTCGTCCGCGACAACCATGCCGCCATCCGCTTCTATGAAGCCATGGGCGGAAGGAAGATCGGTGCCTACACCGACCCCGGCCCCATGTGGCGCTCGGAGAATCTGGTCTATGGCTGGGAGATCGGTGGGTAG
- a CDS encoding alpha-glucosidase/alpha-galactosidase has protein sequence MKQVKITYIGGGSQQWALRLMADLALSDKLTGSLVLYDIDHAAALKNKEISARIFNKPGARSRFVVEVEESLDEALKGADFVIISIEPGPTEKRFIDLKIPEKYGIYQTVGDTTGPGGIARAIRSIPTMAEFAHHIMAVCPDAWVINYTNPMAWCTGALYAAEPDIKALGCCHEVFHTQEMLAKWIAGAYKVDLPSRQDIKLDISGVNHFTFATDAVWKGRSILAEFAAAMTEDEPEALSRIALEREAKEDWFTSEFKIAKDFLARFGVLGAAGDRHLAEFVPWYLSSKAEINSWGVCMTPYEWRIKRANTPDEARQKYLEADLAPSGEEGVLLLEALAGAMDELVRTNFNMPNIGQNPDAPVGAIVESYGLIAKNKVEPIGCGILPSAVQALEDRVLEIQQLVLDGVMNRDRETIFAGFAIDPLNTISPRAARAMFDEIWGALALDW, from the coding sequence ATGAAACAAGTCAAGATTACCTATATCGGCGGCGGCAGCCAGCAATGGGCGCTGCGCCTGATGGCCGATCTGGCCTTGTCCGACAAGCTGACTGGCAGCCTTGTTCTCTATGATATCGACCATGCCGCCGCTCTGAAAAACAAGGAGATCAGCGCCCGGATTTTCAACAAACCCGGTGCGCGCAGCCGCTTTGTTGTGGAGGTGGAAGAAAGCCTCGATGAGGCCCTCAAGGGGGCCGATTTCGTCATCATCTCGATTGAGCCGGGGCCAACAGAGAAACGCTTCATCGACCTCAAGATTCCGGAGAAATATGGCATCTACCAGACGGTTGGCGACACCACCGGTCCGGGGGGCATCGCCCGCGCCATCCGCTCGATCCCGACCATGGCCGAGTTTGCCCACCATATCATGGCCGTCTGCCCGGACGCTTGGGTGATCAACTATACCAACCCGATGGCATGGTGCACCGGCGCGCTCTATGCCGCAGAGCCAGACATCAAGGCGCTTGGCTGCTGCCACGAGGTGTTCCACACTCAGGAGATGCTGGCCAAATGGATTGCCGGGGCCTACAAGGTCGATCTGCCGAGCCGCCAGGACATCAAGCTCGACATTTCCGGCGTCAACCATTTCACTTTTGCCACCGACGCGGTCTGGAAGGGGCGCAGCATTCTGGCTGAGTTCGCAGCCGCCATGACCGAGGACGAGCCGGAGGCCCTCAGCCGGATTGCCCTTGAGCGCGAGGCAAAGGAAGACTGGTTCACCTCCGAGTTCAAGATCGCCAAGGATTTCCTCGCCCGCTTCGGCGTGCTGGGTGCCGCCGGAGACAGGCATCTGGCCGAGTTCGTGCCGTGGTATCTCTCGTCAAAGGCAGAGATCAACAGCTGGGGTGTTTGCATGACGCCCTATGAGTGGCGCATCAAGCGGGCCAACACCCCCGATGAGGCCCGCCAGAAATATCTCGAAGCGGATCTCGCACCCTCGGGCGAGGAAGGGGTTCTGCTGCTCGAAGCGCTGGCTGGCGCAATGGACGAGCTGGTCCGCACCAACTTCAACATGCCCAACATCGGGCAGAACCCGGATGCGCCGGTCGGTGCCATCGTCGAGAGCTATGGCCTGATTGCCAAAAACAAGGTCGAGCCGATCGGCTGTGGCATCCTGCCCTCGGCCGTTCAGGCGCTGGAAGATCGCGTATTGGAAATCCAGCAACTGGTGCTCGATGGCGTAATGAACCGGGACAGGGAGACGATCTTTGCCGGGTTTGCCATCGATCCGCTCAACACCATCAGCCCGCGGGCTGCACGGGCGATGTTCGACGAGATCTGGGGTGCTCTGGCGCTTGACTGGTAG
- a CDS encoding DUF3578 domain-containing protein, giving the protein MLFEFLTKVAVEYGAEQNREFSGSTFASFFRNDVANEAQRIARYWDNSFEVKASVGQSTWASIPWLAFFDPLITRSAQHGIYIVYLINPKLQTISLSLNQGATEVFAEFGQRRGCEVLKRRAIDIRDRVPEFAKNFSTEPIKLSSEQGLPLGYEAGHAFGRTYFPNATIGAEFADDLQQMFEAYQSIVNRGGLLPTEAMQEEANSGDIEETRNYILSQRIERNASVRTKVLNLKAPVCECCGLDPHKHYGFDGAADELPLDVHHARPLNTLSEGEVRRYKIPDDFLVLCPTCHRMIHKQADTSDLRALRRKVLFTLQTNLNYRND; this is encoded by the coding sequence ATGCTTTTTGAGTTTCTCACAAAGGTCGCCGTAGAATATGGAGCCGAACAAAATCGAGAGTTCAGCGGCTCAACCTTTGCTTCATTTTTTAGAAATGATGTTGCGAACGAAGCCCAAAGGATCGCTCGCTATTGGGACAATAGCTTTGAAGTCAAAGCAAGCGTCGGTCAAAGCACCTGGGCAAGTATACCTTGGCTTGCATTCTTCGATCCATTGATCACGAGATCTGCCCAACATGGAATCTACATTGTCTATCTCATAAATCCAAAGCTCCAAACAATATCACTATCTTTGAATCAAGGAGCGACTGAGGTTTTTGCGGAATTCGGTCAACGGCGGGGATGCGAGGTTCTGAAACGCCGAGCTATTGACATAAGGGATAGGGTTCCAGAATTTGCAAAAAATTTTTCGACCGAACCAATTAAACTAAGTTCAGAACAGGGGTTGCCTTTGGGTTATGAAGCTGGCCACGCGTTTGGCAGAACCTACTTTCCCAACGCAACTATTGGTGCAGAATTTGCTGATGACTTACAGCAAATGTTTGAAGCCTACCAAAGCATTGTAAACCGAGGCGGCCTTCTGCCGACCGAAGCAATGCAGGAAGAGGCAAATAGTGGCGATATTGAAGAAACAAGAAATTACATTTTATCGCAACGAATCGAGCGGAATGCTTCTGTTAGGACCAAAGTTCTCAATTTAAAAGCCCCCGTATGCGAATGCTGCGGATTGGATCCCCATAAACACTATGGCTTTGATGGGGCTGCTGACGAATTGCCTCTCGATGTTCATCATGCTCGTCCACTCAACACCCTCTCTGAGGGAGAGGTAAGGCGTTACAAAATTCCTGATGATTTTCTCGTTCTATGCCCCACTTGCCACAGAATGATTCATAAGCAAGCCGATACATCAGACTTAAGGGCGCTACGGCGAAAGGTGCTGTTCACTTTACAAACCAACCTAAATTATCGAAATGACTAA
- a CDS encoding choice-of-anchor I family protein, whose product MFKSVSRALLLASCFALPAATEAAALTLEPIASFENKVFDEGAAEIVAYDKQGKKLYVVNGHDKAIDVLDISNPSKIEKTGELNVTNFGKGANSVDVHGDYVAIAVENKDKQANGKLVVYKTDGTLVGDVELGALPDCVVFSPNGEFVMVANEGEPSDDFKTDPVGTVSIVAIPSFEVKTVSFANLKAEDFGADFHTAAPEGISFEQQIEPEYVAITPDSKTAFVSLQESNAIAVIDTETAALKKVFSLGFQDYSKVKADLSDKDGGINRKNWPVLSFRMPDTVKAFTKDGVNYVVMSNEGDSRDYDGYSEEARVKDIKLDPTAFPNAEELQKKENLGRLKITTAQGDTDGDGDFDVLYGYGGRSFSIFNEAGQMVFDSADEIEAKMAELQPTAFNSEGAVESFDSRSDDKGTEPEALELAEIDGKLYAFVGLERMSGIVVYDITDPTNAAYVTYASNVKLDGESEKLTAGDIAPEGIKFIDGKDSPNGKPMIAVANEVSGSVTLWAIK is encoded by the coding sequence ATGTTCAAATCCGTTTCCCGGGCGCTGCTTCTTGCAAGCTGCTTTGCCCTGCCAGCCGCCACTGAAGCTGCCGCGCTCACCCTTGAGCCGATCGCCAGTTTCGAAAACAAGGTGTTTGACGAAGGCGCGGCCGAAATTGTCGCCTATGACAAACAGGGCAAGAAACTCTATGTCGTCAACGGCCATGACAAGGCAATCGATGTGCTGGACATCTCCAATCCCTCGAAGATCGAAAAGACCGGCGAACTGAACGTCACGAATTTCGGCAAGGGAGCAAACTCGGTTGATGTTCATGGCGACTATGTTGCCATCGCCGTCGAGAACAAGGATAAGCAGGCCAACGGCAAGCTGGTGGTCTACAAGACCGACGGGACGCTGGTTGGCGACGTCGAGCTTGGTGCCTTGCCGGATTGTGTGGTCTTCTCGCCGAACGGCGAATTCGTGATGGTCGCCAACGAAGGCGAACCGTCTGATGATTTCAAGACCGATCCGGTCGGCACCGTTTCCATCGTCGCCATTCCGTCGTTTGAGGTGAAAACCGTATCCTTCGCCAATCTGAAGGCGGAGGACTTCGGTGCAGACTTCCACACAGCCGCGCCGGAGGGCATTTCCTTCGAACAGCAGATCGAGCCGGAATATGTCGCCATCACGCCCGACAGCAAGACCGCCTTTGTCTCCCTGCAGGAAAGCAACGCCATTGCCGTGATCGATACGGAAACCGCCGCGCTGAAAAAGGTTTTCTCGCTTGGCTTCCAGGACTATTCCAAGGTCAAGGCCGATCTGTCCGACAAGGACGGCGGCATCAACCGCAAGAACTGGCCGGTGCTTTCCTTCCGCATGCCGGACACCGTCAAGGCCTTCACGAAGGATGGCGTCAACTATGTGGTCATGTCGAACGAAGGCGACAGCCGCGACTATGACGGCTATTCCGAAGAAGCCCGTGTCAAGGACATCAAGCTGGATCCGACGGCCTTTCCGAATGCCGAAGAGCTGCAGAAGAAGGAAAATCTTGGTCGCCTGAAAATCACCACCGCGCAAGGTGACACTGATGGCGATGGTGACTTCGACGTGCTTTATGGCTACGGCGGCCGCTCTTTCTCGATCTTCAACGAAGCTGGCCAGATGGTGTTTGACTCCGCTGATGAGATCGAAGCCAAGATGGCCGAGCTTCAGCCGACTGCCTTCAACAGTGAAGGGGCCGTTGAAAGCTTTGATAGCCGCTCCGATGACAAGGGCACCGAGCCGGAAGCGTTGGAACTGGCCGAAATCGACGGCAAGCTCTATGCCTTTGTTGGTCTGGAGCGCATGAGTGGCATTGTTGTCTATGACATCACCGACCCGACCAATGCGGCCTATGTTACCTATGCCAGCAACGTCAAGCTTGATGGCGAGTCAGAAAAGCTGACTGCTGGTGACATCGCTCCGGAAGGCATCAAGTTCATCGACGGCAAGGACAGCCCGAATGGCAAGCCGATGATTGCTGTTGCCAACGAGGTGTCTGGGTCCGTCACCCTCTGGGCCATCAAATAG
- a CDS encoding DMT family transporter, protein MPTWILITISAAFLQNIRSVLQKHLKGALSTTGATFVRFAFGVPFALLYLFGYAGLSGAALPSFNGPFLFWVMVAALTQIGAQFLLVHLFSFRNFTVGTAYSRTEPAQAALFAFLFFSETIRTSALVAIGVAVLGVMLISVARTTLSVRTLITSTFSRTALIGLASGSLFGVAAAGYRQASLSLVPDMVAPDYILQASFTLATAILIQTVLMGLWITFREREEWGRVARAWKPSLATGFVGASASFGWFMAMTLQQAALVKALAQVEMLFTFASSVFIFKEKINRLELTGCGLIVCGVLILVLG, encoded by the coding sequence ATGCCGACCTGGATTCTCATCACCATCTCCGCAGCCTTTCTGCAGAATATCCGTTCGGTCTTGCAAAAGCACCTCAAGGGCGCCCTCAGCACAACTGGCGCGACCTTCGTGCGCTTTGCCTTCGGGGTGCCATTTGCCCTGCTCTATCTGTTCGGCTATGCGGGGTTGAGCGGCGCTGCCCTGCCGTCCTTCAATGGTCCGTTCCTGTTCTGGGTGATGGTGGCGGCGCTGACACAGATCGGGGCGCAGTTTCTGCTGGTGCATCTGTTTTCCTTCCGCAACTTCACCGTCGGAACGGCCTATAGCCGAACCGAACCGGCGCAGGCCGCGCTGTTCGCCTTCCTGTTCTTTTCCGAAACCATCAGGACATCGGCGCTGGTGGCCATCGGCGTGGCCGTGCTCGGGGTGATGCTGATCTCGGTTGCACGCACGACGCTGTCCGTGCGCACGCTGATCACATCCACCTTCTCACGCACGGCACTGATCGGCCTTGCCTCCGGCTCATTGTTTGGCGTGGCGGCGGCTGGCTACAGACAGGCCTCGCTGTCCCTTGTTCCGGACATGGTCGCGCCTGATTACATCTTGCAGGCCAGCTTCACGCTGGCCACCGCCATCCTCATCCAGACCGTTCTGATGGGCCTCTGGATCACGTTTCGGGAGCGCGAGGAATGGGGCCGCGTGGCACGGGCGTGGAAGCCATCCCTTGCCACCGGCTTTGTCGGTGCATCGGCCAGCTTTGGCTGGTTCATGGCCATGACCCTGCAACAGGCCGCCCTCGTCAAGGCACTGGCGCAGGTGGAAATGCTCTTCACCTTCGCCTCGTCGGTCTTCATCTTCAAGGAAAAGATCAACCGGCTGGAACTCACTGGCTGCGGGCTGATTGTCTGCGGTGTGCTGATTCTGGTGCTGGGGTGA